One window of the Amycolatopsis mediterranei genome contains the following:
- a CDS encoding DUF2332 domain-containing protein, whose translation MDLDAIKGILRTFAEVEARGVSPLYEHLALQAAADDDVAGLLSVARDGEVRGTLLMAVAHRLVQADPIHPISRYYPSLGGFDGVDSETWPLFRSFLLERADKARALISARYTQTNEVRRAALLYPGVARAAREAGGKVSLLEVGCSAGLLLGLDRFGYRYQCDGGDQLTAGPAKAAVGLHCALDLAPGAVVPKLPKKLALLDRAGLDRAPVDLSDEDELAWLEACVWADQPDRIRLLRTAAAEQAKHRPRLIAGDGVDDLPTAAESLAGPLVVLTSHALAYFPAEKRAAFVSALAELAASRPVWWVSEEFYGAGLELVLPGRDDLAGADGLATLGVVRWEDGKPEAHALARTAPHGQRMTWMPL comes from the coding sequence ATGGACCTGGACGCGATCAAGGGAATACTCCGCACGTTCGCGGAAGTCGAGGCCCGCGGGGTCTCGCCGCTGTACGAACACCTCGCCCTGCAGGCCGCCGCGGACGACGACGTCGCCGGGCTGCTGTCGGTCGCGCGCGACGGCGAGGTGCGCGGGACGCTGCTGATGGCGGTCGCGCACCGCCTCGTGCAGGCCGACCCGATCCACCCGATCTCGCGCTACTACCCGTCGCTGGGCGGCTTCGACGGCGTCGACTCCGAGACCTGGCCGCTGTTCCGGTCGTTCCTGCTGGAGCGGGCCGACAAGGCCCGGGCCCTGATTTCGGCGCGCTACACCCAGACGAACGAGGTCCGCCGGGCGGCGTTGCTGTACCCGGGCGTCGCGCGCGCGGCTCGCGAAGCGGGCGGGAAGGTTTCGCTGCTGGAGGTCGGCTGCAGCGCGGGGCTGCTGCTGGGCCTGGACCGGTTCGGCTACCGCTACCAGTGCGACGGTGGCGACCAGCTGACGGCGGGGCCGGCCAAGGCGGCGGTCGGGTTGCACTGCGCGCTCGACCTGGCGCCGGGTGCGGTGGTGCCGAAGCTGCCGAAGAAGCTGGCGCTGCTCGACCGGGCGGGCCTCGACCGGGCACCGGTGGACCTGTCGGACGAGGACGAGCTGGCGTGGCTGGAAGCGTGCGTCTGGGCGGACCAGCCGGACCGCATCAGGCTGTTGCGCACGGCGGCGGCCGAGCAGGCGAAGCACCGGCCGCGGCTGATCGCCGGGGACGGGGTCGACGACCTGCCCACGGCAGCGGAGTCGCTGGCCGGGCCGCTGGTGGTGCTGACGAGTCACGCACTGGCGTACTTCCCGGCCGAGAAGCGGGCGGCGTTCGTCTCGGCGCTGGCCGAGCTGGCGGCCTCGCGGCCGGTGTGGTGGGTTTCGGAGGAGTTCTACGGGGCCGGGCTGGAGCTCGTGCTGCCGGGCCGCGACGACCTCGCGGGCGCGGACGGGCTCGCGACGCTGGGCGTCGTGCGGTGGGAGGACGGGAAGCCCGAGGCGCACGCCTTGGCGCGGACCGCGCCGCACGGGCAGCGGATGACCTGGATGCCGCTGTAG
- a CDS encoding NUDIX domain-containing protein, whose product MDSLLGTTIRCVGGIAFDPRGRLLLIRRRNNPGSGQWSLPGGRVEPGETDKEAVVRELSEETGLDVIPGTLVGSVRRGPYEIFDYACEVEGGVLTAGDDAAEVRWADAADLAALEAAGALVELLYVTLRDWNALPDA is encoded by the coding sequence ATGGACAGCCTCCTCGGCACCACAATCCGCTGCGTCGGCGGGATCGCGTTCGACCCACGGGGCCGGCTGCTGCTCATCCGGCGCCGGAACAACCCCGGTTCGGGGCAATGGTCGCTGCCGGGTGGCCGAGTCGAACCAGGCGAAACGGACAAAGAGGCCGTGGTCCGGGAGCTTTCCGAGGAGACCGGGCTGGACGTGATTCCCGGCACACTGGTCGGTTCGGTACGGCGGGGGCCGTACGAGATCTTCGACTACGCCTGCGAGGTCGAGGGCGGAGTTCTCACGGCTGGTGACGACGCAGCGGAGGTGCGTTGGGCCGATGCGGCAGACCTTGCCGCGCTGGAGGCGGCCGGGGCGCTCGTGGAGCTCCTCTACGTCACCCTCCGCGACTGGAATGCGCTCCCGGACGCCTGA